From Pseudoleptotrichia goodfellowii, a single genomic window includes:
- a CDS encoding transposase, producing the protein MTVNKLYSQNARFFFNVRSGDVNNTKGIIKYLGRYLARSPIAEYKITDITDNEVTFFYNDLANDKQKTFITMPIQKFISQILIHVPPKNFKMVNRYGLYARHISNKLKRAVIPFKKNIVPNKFSFYQRQTFKTFGINPFYCPICNIRMIVWEFYHYLYPKPKRYY; encoded by the coding sequence ATTACTGTCAATAAGCTATATAGTCAAAATGCAAGATTCTTTTTTAATGTCAGAAGCGGTGATGTCAATAACACCAAAGGTATTATCAAATACTTAGGTCGATATCTTGCACGTTCTCCTATTGCTGAGTATAAAATTACTGATATTACTGACAATGAAGTTACTTTCTTTTACAATGATTTAGCTAATGATAAACAAAAAACATTTATTACTATGCCTATTCAAAAATTTATTTCCCAAATTTTAATCCATGTACCTCCTAAAAATTTTAAAATGGTTAATAGATATGGACTATATGCAAGACATATTTCCAATAAGCTAAAAAGAGCTGTTATTCCTTTTAAGAAGAATATTGTCCCTAATAAATTTTCTTTTTATCAAAGACAAACATTTAAAACTTTCGGTATAAATCCTTTCTATTGTCCTATATGTAACATTAGAATGATTGTATGGGAATTTTATCATTATTTATATCCCAAACCTAAAAGATATTATTAA
- a CDS encoding metal ABC transporter permease encodes MSAGLTIQLIAICVAGSCSILGTFLVLKSMAMVSDAITHTILLGIVIAFFMVHDLSSPFLIVGAGIVGVLTVYLVELLNSTRLVKEDSAIGVVFPLLFSIAVILISKYASNVHLDVDSVLLGELAFAPFNTAKIFGVTVVKGLVTTFGIFLINFLFVVIFFKELKISTFDRVLAATLGMKPILIHYMLMSLVSMTSVASFEAVGSILVVAFMIGPPITAYLLTNNLKMMMFLSVVLGAISSVIGFFLASAWDVSIAGMIAVVIGAIFIVVLIVSPKSGLVSTFRRKKNQKIEFSTKMLLIHILNHKDTAEEKEECGIDTMEYHLRWEKSFFEKISEKAKDRKLIYVDNGIFKISDKGREYIR; translated from the coding sequence ATGAGTGCAGGATTGACAATACAACTTATAGCTATTTGTGTTGCGGGATCGTGTTCTATTTTAGGAACGTTTCTCGTACTGAAAAGCATGGCAATGGTATCTGATGCTATAACTCACACTATTTTGCTCGGAATTGTAATAGCTTTCTTTATGGTTCATGATTTGAGTTCGCCTTTTCTTATCGTAGGAGCAGGAATAGTAGGAGTTTTGACAGTTTATCTTGTAGAACTTTTAAATTCTACAAGGCTTGTAAAAGAGGATTCGGCAATAGGAGTTGTTTTTCCCTTGTTATTCAGTATAGCCGTAATATTAATATCCAAATACGCTTCAAATGTTCATCTGGACGTTGATTCGGTATTGTTGGGAGAATTGGCTTTTGCTCCTTTTAACACTGCAAAAATATTTGGAGTTACTGTTGTAAAAGGATTAGTAACTACATTCGGAATATTTCTTATAAATTTCCTGTTTGTCGTGATATTTTTTAAAGAGTTGAAAATATCCACTTTTGACAGAGTTCTTGCAGCAACTTTGGGAATGAAACCAATATTAATCCATTATATGCTGATGTCGCTTGTGTCTATGACTTCAGTAGCTTCTTTTGAAGCGGTAGGTTCGATATTGGTAGTCGCATTTATGATCGGACCGCCTATAACAGCTTATTTATTGACAAATAATCTGAAAATGATGATGTTTTTGAGTGTTGTTTTAGGGGCAATATCAAGTGTAATCGGATTTTTCCTGGCAAGTGCGTGGGATGTTTCCATAGCGGGAATGATTGCGGTAGTAATAGGAGCAATATTTATTGTTGTACTGATTGTTTCCCCTAAAAGCGGACTTGTTTCCACATTCAGACGTAAAAAAAATCAGAAAATCGAGTTTTCCACAAAAATGCTGTTAATCCATATTTTAAATCACAAAGATACTGCTGAAGAAAAAGAAGAATGCGGAATCGATACAATGGAGTATCATTTGCGTTGGGAAAAGAGTTTTTTTGAGAAAATATCGGAAAAAGCAAAAGACAGAAAACTTATATATGTAGATAACGGAATATTTAAAATTTCGGATAAGGGTAGGGAATATATCAGATAA
- a CDS encoding transposase, translated as MQNISKKNKRINKISKSSKYYFTDSDILHYGLISVIHTFGRDLKWNPHIHAIVSLGGFNKNFDFKKLEYFNVDTIAAQWKYHVLDIISKGTILIKN; from the coding sequence ATGCAGAATATTTCTAAAAAGAATAAAAGAATTAATAAAATTTCCAAATCTTCTAAATATTACTTCACTGATTCTGATATTCTTCATTATGGTCTTATTTCTGTTATTCATACTTTCGGGCGTGATTTAAAATGGAATCCTCATATTCACGCTATCGTTTCTCTCGGAGGATTTAATAAAAATTTTGATTTTAAAAAACTTGAATACTTTAATGTTGATACTATTGCAGCTCAATGGAAATATCACGTCCTTGATATTATTTCTAAGGGAACTATCCTAATCAAAAATTAA
- the arcA gene encoding arginine deiminase, which yields MAINVKSEIKPLKKVLLHRPGKELLNLTPDTLERLLFDDIPFLKVAQQEHDAFAQILRENGVEVVYLEDLAAETISQCPDLKKQFLEQFITEGGVLVPEYREALMKLFESYTDNKELIMKTMEGVKYGELKLNSDSLISKLIDENELILDPMPNLYFTRDPFASIGHGVSLNKMYSVTRNRETIYADYIFKHHNDYKGKVPYFYERDNQFHIEGGDILNLNDKVLAIGISQRTQAAAIDQIAKNIFDSSDSSIKTILAFKIPETRAFMHLDTVFTQIDHDKFTIHPNIMGPLEVYELTKNGNKIEVKLLQDTLKSILEKYLGVPNVTLIKCGGEDRIAAEREQWNDGSNTLCIAPGVIVVYERNDVTNELLRRAGLKVLEMPSAELSRGRGGPRCMSMPLVRED from the coding sequence ATGGCAATTAATGTAAAAAGTGAAATAAAACCGTTGAAAAAAGTTTTATTGCACAGACCGGGAAAAGAATTGTTGAACTTGACACCGGATACTTTGGAAAGATTGTTATTTGATGATATACCTTTCCTAAAAGTTGCACAACAGGAACACGATGCTTTTGCACAAATTCTTAGAGAAAACGGTGTAGAAGTTGTGTATCTTGAAGATTTGGCAGCTGAAACAATATCACAATGTCCTGATTTGAAAAAACAGTTTCTTGAACAATTTATAACAGAAGGCGGAGTTTTAGTTCCTGAATATAGAGAAGCTTTAATGAAACTTTTTGAATCTTATACTGATAACAAAGAACTGATTATGAAAACAATGGAAGGGGTAAAATACGGAGAATTAAAATTAAATTCCGATTCATTGATTTCAAAATTAATTGATGAAAATGAATTAATTTTGGATCCTATGCCTAACCTATATTTCACGCGTGATCCTTTCGCTTCAATAGGGCACGGAGTGAGTTTGAATAAAATGTATTCAGTAACAAGAAACAGAGAAACAATTTATGCAGATTACATTTTCAAACATCATAATGATTATAAAGGAAAAGTACCTTATTTCTATGAAAGAGATAATCAATTCCATATTGAAGGTGGAGATATACTTAACTTGAATGATAAAGTTCTTGCAATAGGTATTTCTCAACGTACTCAAGCTGCAGCAATAGATCAGATTGCTAAAAATATATTTGATTCAAGCGACAGCTCTATAAAAACTATATTAGCGTTTAAAATACCTGAAACAAGAGCGTTCATGCACTTGGATACAGTATTTACACAAATAGATCATGATAAATTTACTATTCACCCTAATATTATGGGACCGTTGGAAGTTTACGAATTAACTAAAAATGGAAATAAAATAGAAGTTAAATTATTACAGGATACATTAAAATCAATCCTTGAAAAATACTTGGGAGTACCTAATGTTACATTGATCAAATGCGGTGGAGAAGACAGAATCGCTGCTGAAAGAGAACAATGGAACGACGGATCGAATACATTATGTATAGCTCCGGGAGTTATCGTCGTTTATGAAAGAAACGATGTAACAAATGAACTTTTAAGACGTGCAGGATTAAAAGTTCTTGAAATGCCGAGTGCTGAATTGTCCAGAGGACGTGGAGGCCCTAGATGTATGAGTATGCCTTTAGTCAGAGAAGACTAA
- a CDS encoding metal-dependent transcriptional regulator, with protein MSKSIEDYLKGIYTLKKNKQYSNKKLAEYLNISPASVSEMIKKLVNDDYLKVNGKSVTLTEKGNDFALNVIRKHRVWEVFLYEKLGYGKDEVHPEAEALEHVTSDKLLKKLEKFLFYPKECPHGSPIFYGIKKFDEENIIKLSEAEEDDEIIILRVEDNIELYDYLRELNISIKEIYKIERKDPFDGPIYLSSKEKNIKAVAYNAAGMIEVYKKNQNTEETDDD; from the coding sequence ATGAGTAAGAGTATAGAAGATTATTTGAAAGGGATATATACATTGAAAAAGAATAAGCAGTATTCAAACAAAAAATTAGCCGAATATCTGAATATATCTCCCGCTTCAGTCAGTGAAATGATAAAAAAACTTGTAAATGACGATTATCTTAAAGTAAACGGAAAGAGTGTTACATTAACTGAAAAAGGAAATGATTTTGCTTTAAATGTAATAAGGAAGCACAGAGTGTGGGAAGTATTTCTATATGAGAAATTAGGATACGGAAAAGATGAAGTACATCCGGAAGCTGAGGCTCTGGAACATGTAACGAGTGATAAACTGTTAAAAAAACTTGAAAAATTTTTATTTTATCCTAAAGAATGTCCGCACGGAAGTCCTATATTTTACGGTATTAAAAAGTTTGATGAAGAAAATATTATTAAATTGTCCGAAGCTGAAGAAGATGACGAGATAATTATATTAAGAGTGGAAGATAATATTGAACTGTACGATTATCTGAGAGAGCTTAATATAAGTATCAAAGAGATATATAAAATAGAGAGAAAAGATCCTTTTGACGGTCCTATATACTTGAGCAGTAAAGAAAAAAATATAAAAGCAGTGGCTTATAATGCAGCCGGAATGATAGAAGTTTACAAAAAAAATCAAAATACGGAGGAGACAGATGATGACTAA
- a CDS encoding metal ABC transporter permease, which translates to MNIISLLVSDYTFRTIAMGCMLLGIVSGVLGCFAILRKQSLLGDAVSHASLPGVCLAFMITHIKNTEILLLGALFIGIVCIGLIYLIQNYTKIKFDSALAFILSVFFGLGLVLLSYLNKLPGANKSGLNRFIFGQASTFVERDVKLMFYTGLLLLAIIILFWKEFKIVSFDAEFARTLGFPSKKIGISISVLIVVTVIIGIQAAGVILISAMIISPAVAARQWTDKLSVMVILSGIFGGFAGLTGTLVSITESNLPTGPVIVLIISLIVIFSILFSPKRGIIFKFSMNRKKRKMLSEKLKNKKSELSSLKGGIKS; encoded by the coding sequence ATGAATATAATAAGCCTTCTTGTAAGTGATTATACTTTCAGAACTATTGCAATGGGATGTATGCTCTTGGGAATAGTATCGGGAGTGCTTGGATGCTTTGCGATTTTAAGAAAACAGAGTTTGCTCGGAGATGCTGTTTCACATGCTTCGTTGCCCGGAGTATGTCTTGCTTTTATGATAACTCATATAAAAAATACCGAAATTCTTTTGTTGGGAGCTTTGTTTATAGGAATAGTCTGTATAGGATTGATTTATCTTATACAGAACTATACCAAAATAAAATTTGACAGTGCATTGGCATTTATATTGTCGGTATTTTTCGGGTTGGGTCTTGTATTGCTTTCTTATTTGAATAAATTACCCGGAGCAAACAAATCGGGACTGAACAGATTTATTTTCGGACAGGCATCCACTTTTGTGGAACGTGATGTAAAACTTATGTTTTATACGGGATTATTGCTGTTGGCTATAATAATTCTATTTTGGAAGGAATTTAAAATTGTTTCTTTTGATGCAGAATTTGCCAGAACATTAGGATTTCCAAGCAAAAAAATAGGTATATCTATTTCTGTTCTGATTGTAGTTACAGTTATAATAGGGATTCAGGCAGCAGGAGTAATACTGATAAGTGCGATGATTATTTCTCCGGCAGTAGCGGCAAGACAGTGGACCGACAAGCTATCGGTAATGGTTATTTTATCGGGGATATTCGGAGGATTTGCCGGATTGACAGGAACACTTGTGAGTATTACCGAAAGCAATCTTCCTACAGGACCTGTTATAGTTTTGATAATAAGTCTGATAGTGATTTTCAGTATACTTTTTTCTCCGAAAAGAGGAATAATATTCAAATTTTCAATGAACAGAAAAAAAAGAAAAATGCTTAGTGAAAAACTTAAAAATAAAAAATCCGAATTGAGCAGCTTGAAAGGGGGTATAAAATCATGA
- the argF gene encoding ornithine carbamoyltransferase: protein MPKNLAGRNYLKLLDFTSSDIRYLLDLSKNFKELKLTRTPHKYLEGKNIVLLFEKTSTRTRCSFEVAGMDLGMGVTYLDPGSSQMGKKESIEDTARVLGRMYDGIEYRGFDQTIVEELAANAGVPVWNGLTNEFHPTQMLADLLTIEENFGYLKGINFVYMGDTRNNMGNSLLIACAKMGLNFTACGPKDLKPTPELIAQAEAIAKESGSKIRFTEDVKEACTDADVIYTDIWVSMGEPDEVWEQRIKELKKFQVNKQAMSYAKDTTIFLHCLPSFHDLKTTIGKEINDKFGLPEMEVTDEVFESPQSKVFDQAENRMHTIKAVMYATLK from the coding sequence ATGCCTAAAAATTTAGCAGGAAGAAATTATTTGAAATTGTTGGATTTCACAAGTTCCGATATAAGATATTTGTTGGACTTATCAAAAAACTTTAAAGAATTAAAATTAACAAGAACACCTCACAAATATTTGGAAGGAAAAAACATAGTTCTTTTATTTGAAAAAACATCTACACGTACAAGATGTTCATTTGAAGTAGCAGGAATGGATTTAGGAATGGGAGTTACTTACCTTGATCCGGGAAGTTCTCAAATGGGTAAAAAAGAAAGCATCGAAGATACTGCACGTGTTTTGGGAAGAATGTATGACGGTATCGAATATAGAGGATTTGATCAAACTATAGTTGAAGAATTGGCTGCAAATGCAGGAGTACCTGTATGGAACGGATTGACAAACGAATTTCATCCTACTCAAATGTTAGCTGACTTATTAACAATCGAAGAAAACTTCGGATACTTAAAAGGAATCAACTTTGTTTACATGGGAGATACAAGAAACAATATGGGTAACTCTTTATTAATAGCATGTGCTAAAATGGGATTGAACTTTACTGCATGCGGACCTAAAGATTTAAAACCTACTCCTGAATTGATAGCTCAAGCTGAAGCTATTGCAAAAGAAAGCGGAAGTAAAATAAGATTTACTGAAGATGTAAAAGAAGCATGTACAGATGCTGATGTTATCTACACTGACATATGGGTATCTATGGGAGAACCTGATGAAGTTTGGGAACAAAGAATTAAAGAATTGAAAAAATTCCAAGTAAACAAACAGGCTATGAGCTATGCTAAAGATACAACAATCTTCTTGCACTGCTTACCTTCATTCCACGATTTGAAAACAACTATCGGAAAAGAAATTAACGATAAATTTGGATTGCCTGAAATGGAAGTTACAGACGAAGTTTTTGAAAGCCCTCAATCAAAAGTATTCGACCAAGCTGAAAACAGAATGCATACAATTAAAGCAGTTATGTATGCTACATTGAAATAA
- a CDS encoding metal ABC transporter ATP-binding protein yields MAEKDITKEIIIKVEDLTVAYEDKPVLWDIELEVKKGVLMAVVGPNGAGKSTLIKAMLNLLKPATGEVHFYGEKYNKVRSKIAYVPQRGSVDWDFPTTVFDVVEMGRYGKVGWLKRIRKIDKEKTEEAIRQVEMEEFKSRQISQLSGGQQQRVFLARALVQDAEIYFMDEPFQGVDSKTEKSIVNILKKLRDDGKTVIVVHHDLQTVKNYFDYVTFINVSVVASGPVNEVFTQENIEKTYKSKFLSEKEA; encoded by the coding sequence ATGGCTGAAAAAGATATTACAAAAGAAATTATAATTAAAGTGGAGGATTTGACAGTTGCCTATGAGGACAAACCCGTTTTATGGGATATTGAATTGGAAGTAAAAAAAGGTGTATTAATGGCAGTTGTAGGTCCTAACGGAGCGGGAAAATCTACATTGATAAAAGCAATGCTGAATCTGTTGAAGCCGGCTACGGGAGAAGTGCATTTTTACGGAGAAAAATATAATAAAGTAAGAAGTAAAATAGCATATGTGCCTCAAAGAGGAAGTGTCGACTGGGATTTTCCGACTACTGTTTTTGATGTAGTGGAAATGGGAAGATACGGAAAAGTAGGATGGTTAAAAAGAATAAGAAAAATAGACAAAGAGAAAACTGAAGAAGCTATTCGTCAAGTAGAAATGGAAGAGTTTAAAAGCAGACAGATAAGCCAGTTGTCAGGAGGACAGCAACAGAGAGTATTTTTGGCAAGAGCTTTGGTTCAGGATGCTGAAATATATTTTATGGACGAGCCTTTTCAGGGAGTCGACAGTAAAACTGAAAAATCCATAGTAAATATACTGAAAAAGTTAAGAGATGACGGTAAAACTGTAATAGTAGTTCATCATGATCTTCAAACTGTGAAAAATTACTTTGACTATGTTACTTTTATTAATGTTTCTGTTGTGGCTTCAGGACCTGTAAATGAAGTGTTTACTCAGGAAAATATAGAAAAAACTTATAAAAGCAAGTTTTTATCTGAAAAGGAGGCGTAA